One part of the Arachidicoccus terrestris genome encodes these proteins:
- a CDS encoding fimbrial biogenesis chaperone, which produces MIKQYILIVLLLAVGFKAVSQIGLSASPMKLEFSASRGGMQSLDVIVSNSGEEQVQVGVSLSDWKRDSMGVIHYYPVGSLKSSCSQWLKILPNANFVLQPLEKKKVSVMLKAADSAVTKSLNAMLFFTQLNPMKAARQKNGLNILLNVKLGVQIFYTPPGVSKKEVEIAGFNDTLLVHKDSTKESALLLTLVNNGVVETDGKVNFELNNLQTGEKITLPEDKFYTLPGAVFKVVQVLPAGLKKGNYSATALIDYGEDYELKIAELEFKQD; this is translated from the coding sequence ATGATAAAACAATACATTTTAATCGTCTTGCTGTTAGCTGTTGGTTTTAAAGCGGTAAGCCAAATCGGGTTGTCAGCTTCCCCGATGAAATTAGAGTTTAGCGCTTCCAGAGGCGGAATGCAAAGCCTGGATGTTATTGTTTCAAATTCAGGAGAGGAGCAGGTACAGGTAGGTGTCAGTCTTTCAGATTGGAAACGTGACAGTATGGGAGTGATTCATTATTATCCAGTCGGATCATTAAAAAGTTCCTGTTCGCAATGGCTGAAAATATTACCAAATGCCAATTTTGTACTCCAACCTTTGGAAAAGAAAAAAGTCTCCGTAATGTTAAAAGCTGCAGACAGTGCTGTTACTAAAAGTCTGAACGCAATGCTTTTTTTTACTCAACTCAATCCAATGAAAGCTGCGCGGCAAAAAAATGGGCTGAATATTTTGTTGAATGTCAAATTAGGTGTACAGATATTTTATACACCACCAGGCGTCAGCAAGAAAGAAGTAGAAATAGCGGGTTTCAATGATACGCTCCTGGTTCATAAGGATTCAACAAAAGAAAGTGCATTACTGTTAACGCTGGTTAATAACGGCGTCGTCGAAACAGACGGAAAGGTTAACTTTGAATTGAACAACTTACAAACCGGTGAAAAAATAACTTTGCCTGAAGATAAATTCTATACATTGCCCGGAGCTGTTTTTAAAGTGGTTCAGGTACTTCCCGCAGGGCTAAAGAAAGGTAATTACAGCGCAACTGCGTTAATAGATTATGGCGAAGACTATGAATTAAAAATAGCTGAATTAGAATTTAAACAAGATTAA
- a CDS encoding TlpA disulfide reductase family protein produces the protein MLIKKILLLWLMMPVLALAEPGFRIKGSITGVLNGTVAITQVYGVTPEQAASIIGLPKASIKDGAFEFTGQLAFPVLVDLKISTRKIRVFLENTCYTITGNFQKLSGASLKGGVANHAWQSYLTGGRPMDNYIRENANTIVAAYLTWIRSTDTRTKAIEDFKILGTYAKNSWYGQQLKRRIGAYRATGVGTVFPELITYNLDGSPFSLSDLPAKLAVIDFWASWCAPCRKFIPKLQSIYEKYNGKGVSFVSVSVDDDLNRWKSAVNNERMPWTQVIAKDGFEDGKGIKHMLHIFNIPYLIIVDKEGKIVASLDAYQKVGLDAILKSKLE, from the coding sequence ATGTTGATAAAAAAAATACTTTTGTTATGGCTGATGATGCCTGTGCTCGCACTGGCTGAACCGGGCTTTAGGATAAAGGGAAGTATCACTGGTGTATTAAACGGTACAGTGGCGATAACCCAGGTGTATGGCGTCACGCCAGAGCAGGCGGCATCCATTATAGGATTGCCAAAGGCATCCATCAAAGACGGCGCCTTTGAATTTACCGGCCAGCTGGCCTTCCCCGTGCTGGTAGACCTGAAGATCAGTACCCGAAAAATTCGTGTATTTTTAGAAAACACTTGCTACACAATTACCGGTAATTTTCAAAAATTGTCAGGAGCTTCACTTAAAGGAGGGGTCGCCAACCATGCATGGCAATCTTATTTAACCGGGGGCAGGCCAATGGATAATTATATCAGAGAAAATGCCAATACGATTGTTGCCGCTTATCTGACCTGGATCAGATCTACAGATACCCGGACCAAGGCCATTGAAGATTTTAAGATTTTAGGAACATATGCGAAAAATAGCTGGTACGGCCAACAGCTTAAACGCCGGATCGGGGCTTATCGGGCAACCGGAGTAGGAACGGTGTTTCCGGAGCTTATCACTTATAACCTGGATGGATCGCCCTTCTCCCTTTCTGATTTGCCGGCGAAATTGGCCGTTATTGATTTCTGGGCCAGCTGGTGTGCGCCATGCAGGAAGTTTATTCCTAAGCTTCAATCTATATATGAGAAATATAACGGTAAAGGTGTCAGTTTCGTGAGTGTCTCTGTTGATGATGATTTAAATCGCTGGAAATCGGCTGTTAACAATGAGAGGATGCCATGGACACAGGTAATTGCCAAAGACGGGTTTGAGGATGGAAAAGGCATAAAGCATATGTTGCACATTTTCAATATCCCTTATTTAATCATTGTTGATAAGGAGGGGAAGATTGTGGCTTCTCTTGACGCCTATCAGAAAGTCGGGCTCGATGCTATTTTGAAAAGCAAGTTGGAATAA
- a CDS encoding TlpA family protein disulfide reductase: MTRKLLLFMGCLAGLQAIGQQGDGRLSGSGAANQTFITCTLRQAPNDSVVTLLEPYTGEWDTTHVKNHQFTFAIPMAKGGSIYALQIGTNKDQDYNVKQGLTTIAYLDSGKLHIEGKDFRDARFTGSSWAKDWQEVFAMISPFKGDVVEYEALRVKYNEAVAVGDEEAMDKYGKQGDVIDARMKTGYRKWVEHHPDSRVCGYLITCYLNATQKMMDSLYDQLSEHARQSRIVRRWKQPGVIDPSPMTIGFDSTSGGNIAGRPKIGTKAPVIEALDVNDRKISLADFKGKYVLIDFWASWCAPCRDMIPSLISSYNKVKGKNFEILGVSLDTKKEGWVKAIKKEGLPWINVSNLKGWGDPASTVYGISAIPANVLIDTEGNIIAMNLFGEALDKKLAEILN, translated from the coding sequence ATGACAAGAAAACTTTTGCTTTTCATGGGATGCCTGGCCGGTTTGCAGGCAATCGGGCAACAGGGAGATGGCCGTCTAAGCGGATCTGGCGCAGCCAACCAGACTTTTATCACGTGTACATTGAGACAAGCACCCAATGATTCGGTGGTGACTTTGCTGGAGCCTTATACTGGCGAGTGGGATACCACTCACGTTAAGAATCACCAGTTTACTTTCGCCATACCCATGGCCAAGGGCGGCAGTATCTATGCGCTACAGATCGGCACGAATAAGGATCAGGATTATAACGTAAAGCAAGGATTGACAACCATTGCCTACCTGGACAGTGGTAAACTGCACATCGAAGGAAAGGATTTCCGGGACGCCCGTTTTACAGGTTCCTCCTGGGCGAAAGACTGGCAGGAAGTGTTTGCCATGATTTCTCCCTTTAAAGGAGATGTCGTCGAATACGAAGCTTTGAGGGTGAAGTATAATGAGGCGGTTGCTGTGGGCGATGAGGAGGCGATGGATAAATATGGTAAACAAGGTGACGTGATCGATGCCCGGATGAAAACCGGATATAGAAAATGGGTGGAACACCATCCTGACTCAAGGGTATGTGGATACCTGATCACCTGTTATCTCAACGCTACGCAGAAAATGATGGATTCATTATATGACCAGCTCAGCGAGCATGCACGTCAGTCGCGTATTGTAAGGCGCTGGAAACAACCCGGTGTGATCGATCCCTCACCCATGACGATCGGTTTTGACTCTACGTCTGGCGGTAATATTGCGGGGCGTCCTAAAATCGGAACAAAAGCCCCTGTAATTGAAGCATTGGATGTGAATGATAGAAAGATCTCACTGGCTGATTTCAAAGGAAAATATGTATTGATTGATTTTTGGGCTAGCTGGTGCGCACCTTGCAGAGACATGATCCCGTCTCTGATCAGCTCTTATAATAAAGTGAAAGGGAAGAACTTTGAAATTCTGGGTGTTTCTCTGGATACTAAAAAAGAAGGCTGGGTCAAAGCCATTAAAAAAGAAGGACTGCCATGGATAAACGTGTCGAATCTCAAAGGATGGGGCGACCCTGCATCAACAGTTTACGGCATTTCTGCGATTCCGGCCAATGTTTTAATTGACACCGAGGGTAATATTATTGCCATGAATCTTTTTGGTGAGGCGCTGGATAAAAAACTCGCTGAAATACTGAATTGA